The Metamycoplasma cloacale genome includes a region encoding these proteins:
- the rplK gene encoding 50S ribosomal protein L11, whose protein sequence is MAKEIVKQAKLQFAAGQAKPGPALAGVGINMPEFTKAFNDKTKDRGSEPVPVLITVYKDKSFDFKLFTSPTSYKLIQAAKVKKGSSSSNKEKVGSITIAQLQEIAEYKMPDLNTTNLRSAMKQIAGTAKNMGIVVEGYEEFLKEGLN, encoded by the coding sequence ATGGCTAAAGAAATTGTTAAACAAGCAAAATTACAATTTGCTGCTGGTCAAGCAAAACCAGGTCCTGCATTGGCTGGAGTTGGTATTAATATGCCTGAATTTACTAAAGCATTTAATGACAAAACTAAAGATAGAGGATCAGAACCCGTTCCTGTATTAATTACAGTTTATAAAGATAAATCATTTGATTTCAAATTATTTACATCACCTACATCATATAAATTAATTCAAGCTGCTAAAGTGAAGAAAGGTAGTAGCTCTTCAAACAAAGAAAAAGTTGGATCAATTACTATTGCTCAATTACAAGAAATTGCTGAATATAAAATGCCTGATTTAAACACAACAAATTTACGTTCAGCAATGAAACAAATTGCTGGCACTGCTAAAAATATGGGAATAGTTGTTGAAGGTTATGAAGAATTCTTAAAAGAAGGTCTTAACTAA
- the leuS gene encoding leucine--tRNA ligase, whose protein sequence is MYNHVEIEKKWQKYWEEKKVYQTKELSNKKAYILDMFPYPSGAGLHVGHLEGYTATDIISRYKRLSGFDVLHPIGWDAFGLPAEQYALKTGNHPAPFTLKNIDNFRKQLKSLGFSYDYDKEVNTTDPKFYVWTQWIFKELYKAGLASIEEIDVNWCEGLGTVLANEEIIEKNGIKVSERGNFPVVKKPMKQWVLKITAYAEKLLEGLDELDWPESLKTLQKNWIGKSVGHEVLWKIKNYNYELKTFTTRLDTLYGVSAVIISPEHPLVAKLTLPSKRAEVQNYIKETKLKNELERTQLIKEKTGVFLGSYAIHPATNQLIPIWISDYVLMSYGSGAVMCVPAHDERDYEFAKKYDLSINCVIENNSSLPYLEDGLHINSDLINGLNIQESIEKLELSLDNKVSRKISFKLRDWIFSRQRYWGEPFPVLFDEENNLYLVKELVELPDVKNIKSSNSTEGPLANVESWMNVVINGKKYRHDTNVMPQWAGSSWYYLAYILKNPDGSYAPLNSEEAKKRFESWLPVDLYIGGQEHAVLHLLYARFWHRFLFDLGVVPTKEPFYKLINQGLILGPDGQKMSKSLGNVINPDELVESHGADALRVYEMFMGPLTDSKAWNTDSLDGIRKWLDKIYNQFTYFAKNVKLIDDNPELDSNINQLILDVEDNINKYKFNIAISKMMVFINYLGSLENIHSITPLKTFAILLSPFAPHLAEELLFILKEKSLEHQSWPFAQIDKILSKNPQIGIQINGKVRGQIEILPHWTEDDVVNNATSQENIQKWIKDFKIVKVIYIPNKILNIIVK, encoded by the coding sequence ATGTATAATCACGTTGAAATTGAAAAAAAATGACAAAAATATTGAGAAGAAAAGAAAGTTTATCAAACCAAAGAATTAAGCAATAAAAAAGCATATATTTTAGATATGTTCCCATATCCTTCAGGAGCTGGGTTGCACGTTGGACATCTAGAAGGATATACCGCTACTGATATCATCAGTCGTTACAAAAGATTGTCCGGTTTCGATGTTTTACACCCAATTGGATGAGATGCTTTTGGATTGCCAGCTGAACAATATGCCTTAAAAACAGGTAATCATCCAGCACCATTTACTTTAAAAAATATTGATAATTTTAGAAAACAATTGAAATCTTTAGGTTTTTCTTATGATTATGATAAAGAAGTAAATACAACAGATCCAAAATTCTATGTTTGAACTCAATGAATATTTAAGGAATTATATAAAGCAGGTCTAGCTTCAATTGAAGAAATTGACGTCAATTGATGTGAAGGATTGGGTACTGTTTTAGCAAACGAAGAAATTATTGAAAAAAATGGGATTAAAGTATCTGAAAGAGGCAATTTCCCTGTTGTCAAAAAACCAATGAAACAATGAGTTTTGAAAATCACTGCTTATGCTGAAAAATTACTTGAAGGGTTAGATGAACTTGATTGACCAGAAAGTCTAAAAACTCTTCAAAAGAATTGAATTGGTAAATCAGTTGGACATGAAGTTTTATGAAAAATTAAAAACTATAATTACGAATTAAAAACTTTTACAACTAGATTAGATACATTATATGGTGTTTCTGCAGTGATTATCTCACCAGAACATCCTCTTGTAGCTAAATTAACCCTTCCTTCAAAAAGAGCTGAAGTTCAAAATTATATTAAGGAAACCAAATTAAAAAACGAACTAGAAAGAACCCAATTGATTAAAGAAAAAACCGGTGTGTTTTTAGGTTCGTATGCAATCCATCCGGCAACTAATCAATTAATTCCTATTTGAATATCCGATTATGTTTTAATGTCATATGGTTCAGGAGCGGTTATGTGTGTTCCAGCTCATGATGAACGTGATTATGAATTTGCTAAAAAATATGACTTATCAATAAATTGTGTAATCGAAAATAACTCTAGCCTACCTTATCTAGAAGATGGATTACATATTAATAGTGATTTAATTAATGGTTTAAACATTCAAGAATCAATTGAAAAACTTGAATTATCTTTAGATAATAAAGTATCAAGAAAAATTAGTTTTAAATTAAGAGATTGAATTTTTTCACGTCAAAGATATTGAGGAGAACCTTTCCCTGTATTATTTGATGAAGAAAATAATTTATACTTAGTAAAAGAATTAGTGGAATTACCAGATGTAAAAAACATTAAATCATCAAATTCAACCGAAGGACCACTTGCTAATGTTGAATCTTGAATGAATGTCGTAATTAATGGTAAAAAATATCGTCATGATACCAATGTTATGCCTCAATGAGCGGGTTCTAGTTGATACTATCTAGCATATATTTTAAAAAACCCCGATGGAAGTTATGCTCCATTAAATAGTGAAGAAGCTAAGAAACGTTTTGAGAGTTGATTGCCCGTTGATTTATACATTGGTGGTCAAGAACATGCTGTATTACATTTATTGTATGCTAGATTTTGACATCGTTTCTTGTTTGATTTAGGAGTTGTTCCTACAAAAGAACCGTTTTATAAATTAATCAATCAAGGTTTAATTTTAGGTCCAGATGGTCAAAAAATGTCTAAATCTTTAGGGAACGTTATTAACCCAGATGAATTAGTTGAAAGTCACGGGGCTGATGCATTGCGTGTATATGAAATGTTTATGGGGCCATTAACTGATTCTAAAGCATGAAATACCGATTCATTAGACGGAATTAGAAAGTGATTGGATAAAATTTATAATCAATTTACATATTTTGCTAAAAACGTAAAATTAATTGATGATAATCCTGAATTAGATAGCAATATCAATCAATTAATTCTAGATGTTGAAGACAATATTAATAAATATAAATTTAATATAGCAATTAGTAAAATGATGGTATTTATTAACTATTTAGGTTCACTTGAAAATATTCATTCAATTACTCCATTGAAAACATTTGCGATTTTATTGTCACCATTTGCTCCTCATCTAGCTGAAGAATTATTATTCATTTTAAAAGAAAAATCATTAGAACATCAAAGTTGACCATTTGCTCAAATTGATAAAATTCTTTCAAAAAATCCTCAAATCGGTATTCAAATTAATGGTAAAGTTAGAGGACAAATTGAAATTCTTCCACATTGAACAGAAGATGATGTAGTTAATAATGCAACTTCACAAGAAAATATTCAAAAATGAATTAAAGATTTCAAAATAGTTAAAGTAATTTATATTCCTAATAAAATACTTAATATTATTGTTAAATAG
- the rplA gene encoding 50S ribosomal protein L1 — translation MAKKLSKNLQASKAQFDKKQVLPLLDAIELAKKVSFAKFDESLDIAIKLNLDTRKSDQQLRGAIVLPHGTGKSVKVLVATDDVTAKKQAVEAGADYVYTAAELPEVLNQDKYDFDVIVADPKMMLVLGKYGKKLGPKGLMPNPKTGTVTTTPAVAVTELKKGKANYRADKGGIIHASVGKKSMDSNALKENAETLINTIKRLKPAAVKGTYVLNITVATTMGPSVKVKID, via the coding sequence ATGGCTAAAAAATTATCAAAAAATCTACAAGCTTCAAAAGCACAATTTGATAAAAAACAAGTATTACCATTATTGGATGCAATTGAATTAGCTAAAAAAGTTTCATTTGCAAAATTTGATGAATCTTTAGATATAGCAATTAAATTAAATTTAGATACAAGAAAATCAGACCAACAATTAAGAGGAGCAATTGTTTTACCACATGGAACTGGTAAATCAGTTAAAGTATTAGTAGCAACAGATGATGTTACTGCTAAAAAACAAGCAGTCGAAGCTGGAGCTGACTACGTATATACAGCTGCTGAATTACCTGAAGTTTTAAACCAAGACAAATATGATTTTGATGTAATCGTTGCCGACCCTAAAATGATGTTAGTTTTAGGTAAATATGGTAAAAAATTAGGACCTAAAGGTTTAATGCCAAACCCTAAAACAGGAACAGTTACTACAACTCCTGCAGTTGCAGTAACCGAACTTAAAAAAGGTAAAGCAAACTACCGTGCTGATAAAGGTGGAATTATCCATGCATCAGTTGGTAAAAAATCAATGGATTCAAATGCTTTAAAAGAAAACGCAGAAACATTAATTAACACAATTAAAAGATTAAAACCTGCTGCTGTTAAAGGAACTTATGTATTAAACATTACAGTTGCTACAACAATGGGTCCAAGTGTTAAAGTAAAAATCGATTAA
- a CDS encoding ATP-dependent Clp protease ATP-binding subunit: MQASYTPNLSGKEMLEQFGRNLTSLASQNKLEPVINRDDEIRSLVRILSRKTKNNPVLVGEPGVGKTAIVEGLARKIVEGQVSENLKNKQIIELDLPSILAGTEFRGQFEERLKKIVNEVVKSDGEIILFIDEIHMLVGAGSTGKNDMDAANILKPLMARGQLHLIGATTLDEYREHIEQDPALERRMQKVYIAEPSVEDTITILRGIKERYETFHEVKIEDEALVAAANLSARYISDRFLPDKAIDLIDEAASNIKTEMNYIPEPLEKIKLQIAKLEIEKVALKDEEKLSTKSKERLSEIDSELNILKEKEKNLELRWKEEKEDIQKFSSIKENLDDLKNKLILMQNEGKYEQASKIKYFLIPELEKNLTEYEVKLNSRKNRLIKETVDAEEVANIVSKWSRIPVTKLLESQRHKILNLEESLNLRVKGQTEAIHQVSQAIIRAKANINDPNRPIGSFMFLGPTGVGKTELSKALAEALFDDENHIVRLDMSEYMEKYSSTRLIGSAPGYVDSQKGGQLTEKIRQNPYSIVLFDEIEKAHPDILNLLLQILDNGQITDARGKIINFRNTIIIMTSNIGSTEILQNNFSSSKMKSMLALKFKPEFINRIDEIIPFNSLNINIIEEITKLELNKLIKRIADNQNINVQINEDVLKYIAKSAHDPAFGARPIKRFIQKEIEAKLAIKIIEEEFKENQIVYLYMNNNSIEISTSPTSVN; the protein is encoded by the coding sequence ATGCAAGCATCATATACACCAAATCTATCAGGTAAAGAAATGTTAGAACAATTTGGGAGAAATTTAACATCACTTGCTAGTCAAAATAAATTAGAACCCGTCATAAATCGTGATGATGAAATTCGTTCATTAGTACGTATTTTGTCAAGAAAAACTAAAAATAACCCAGTTTTAGTTGGAGAACCAGGAGTTGGTAAAACAGCGATTGTTGAAGGTTTAGCAAGAAAAATTGTTGAAGGTCAAGTTTCAGAAAATTTGAAAAATAAACAAATTATTGAACTAGATTTACCTTCAATTTTAGCTGGTACTGAATTTAGGGGGCAATTTGAAGAACGTTTGAAAAAAATAGTCAATGAAGTTGTTAAATCAGATGGTGAAATTATTTTATTCATTGATGAAATTCATATGTTAGTAGGTGCTGGTTCGACTGGCAAAAACGATATGGATGCAGCGAATATATTAAAACCTCTAATGGCAAGGGGACAATTGCACTTAATTGGTGCAACTACATTAGATGAATATCGTGAACATATCGAACAAGATCCAGCTTTAGAAAGAAGAATGCAAAAAGTATATATTGCAGAACCTAGCGTCGAAGATACGATTACTATTCTAAGAGGAATTAAAGAAAGATATGAAACATTTCATGAAGTAAAAATTGAAGATGAAGCTCTAGTTGCAGCGGCCAATTTATCTGCAAGATATATTTCAGATCGTTTTCTACCCGACAAAGCAATTGATTTAATTGATGAAGCGGCTTCAAATATTAAAACTGAAATGAATTACATTCCAGAACCATTAGAAAAAATTAAATTGCAAATTGCTAAATTAGAAATCGAAAAAGTTGCTTTGAAAGATGAAGAAAAATTATCTACTAAATCAAAAGAAAGATTATCAGAAATTGATAGTGAACTAAATATATTAAAAGAAAAAGAAAAGAATCTTGAATTAAGATGAAAAGAGGAAAAAGAAGATATTCAAAAATTTAGTTCAATTAAAGAAAATTTAGATGATTTAAAAAATAAATTGATTTTGATGCAAAATGAAGGTAAATATGAACAAGCTTCAAAAATTAAATACTTTTTAATTCCTGAATTAGAAAAGAATTTAACTGAATATGAAGTTAAATTAAACAGCCGTAAGAATCGTTTAATAAAAGAAACAGTTGATGCAGAAGAAGTGGCTAACATTGTTTCTAAATGATCAAGAATACCAGTAACTAAATTACTTGAATCTCAAAGACATAAAATTTTAAATTTAGAAGAAAGCTTGAATTTACGTGTTAAAGGTCAAACAGAAGCTATTCATCAAGTAAGTCAAGCAATTATTCGTGCAAAAGCAAATATTAACGACCCTAACCGTCCAATTGGTTCATTTATGTTTTTAGGACCAACTGGTGTTGGTAAAACGGAATTATCTAAAGCATTAGCAGAAGCACTTTTTGACGATGAAAATCACATAGTCAGATTAGATATGTCTGAATATATGGAAAAATATTCAAGCACACGTTTAATTGGTTCTGCTCCTGGTTATGTAGATTCACAAAAAGGTGGTCAATTAACAGAAAAAATTCGTCAAAATCCATATTCAATTGTATTGTTTGATGAAATAGAAAAAGCTCATCCAGATATATTGAATTTATTGTTGCAAATTTTAGATAATGGTCAAATTACAGATGCAAGAGGAAAAATTATTAACTTCAGAAATACAATAATTATTATGACCTCAAACATTGGAAGCACAGAAATATTACAGAATAACTTTAGTAGTTCAAAAATGAAATCAATGTTAGCTTTAAAATTTAAACCAGAATTTATTAATAGAATTGATGAAATTATTCCATTTAATAGTTTAAACATTAATATTATTGAAGAAATTACCAAACTCGAATTAAATAAATTGATTAAAAGAATTGCTGATAATCAAAACATTAATGTCCAAATTAATGAAGATGTTTTAAAATATATTGCTAAGTCTGCCCATGATCCTGCCTTTGGCGCGCGTCCTATTAAAAGATTTATTCAAAAAGAAATTGAAGCTAAATTAGCTATTAAAATCATTGAAGAAGAATTCAAAGAAAATCAAATTGTTTATTTATATATGAATAATAACTCAATTGAAATATCTACTTCTCCTACTTCAGTAAATTAA
- a CDS encoding diacylglycerol/lipid kinase family protein has product MLYILYNSLSKTGKKNRLIQQIVKKAIKTFKMNEYKLLNLIQITQPQNFIKILNQYKDIVIIIGGDGTLYKIANEIYNIENLPKIYCYKAGTGNDFLRSIKEINTTEVIEKKFFLLNPYLKSLPVIQWNNNNNKNVFLNGTGIGLDAHIANGLNEAKNAKSQRSFFKFAYKEFKNFKAYDTVVVKIDGKEIIFKDVLLISIMNGKYYGGGMKIAPYANRLSNTLDIIIFSQLSKAKLITLFPLVYTGLHKKIKGVNILRGTNIEVYLDRKEIMQIDGEIYQDVQSVKISKDLN; this is encoded by the coding sequence ATGTTATACATTCTTTATAATTCGCTATCAAAAACCGGTAAGAAAAATCGTTTAATTCAACAGATTGTTAAAAAAGCAATTAAAACATTTAAAATGAACGAATATAAACTACTAAATTTAATTCAAATAACACAACCGCAAAATTTCATTAAAATTCTTAACCAATATAAGGATATAGTTATTATTATCGGTGGTGATGGAACACTTTATAAAATCGCTAATGAAATATATAATATTGAAAATCTACCAAAGATATATTGTTATAAAGCTGGAACTGGGAATGATTTTCTACGTTCAATTAAAGAAATTAATACAACAGAGGTTATTGAAAAGAAATTCTTTTTACTTAATCCATATCTAAAATCGCTTCCCGTCATTCAATGAAATAATAATAATAATAAAAATGTGTTTTTAAATGGAACAGGTATTGGACTAGATGCTCATATTGCTAACGGACTAAACGAAGCTAAAAATGCTAAATCTCAACGTTCATTTTTTAAATTCGCATATAAAGAATTTAAAAACTTTAAAGCTTATGATACAGTTGTTGTTAAAATTGATGGTAAGGAAATTATTTTTAAAGATGTATTATTAATTTCAATTATGAATGGAAAATACTACGGTGGTGGAATGAAAATTGCCCCATATGCCAATCGTTTATCAAATACTTTAGATATCATTATTTTCAGTCAATTATCAAAAGCAAAATTAATCACTTTATTCCCACTTGTATATACAGGTTTACACAAGAAAATAAAAGGTGTTAACATTCTTAGAGGTACGAATATTGAAGTATATCTAGATCGCAAAGAAATAATGCAAATTGATGGTGAGATCTATCAAGATGTTCAAAGTGTAAAAATATCAAAAGATTTAAATTAA